One window from the genome of Amycolatopsis sp. NBC_01480 encodes:
- a CDS encoding low temperature requirement protein A, with translation MTEKAEGPAEERHASWLELFFDLVAVAGVGQLAHLVHGSTSWADVGLYVVCFLAFWTAWMCFTVYGNVVGGAAKTMPVLAAMAGLVVMAASVSGIHGEHAKIFAVAYVAVRVLSDRVWEHREDGVRVLVDWPVAQVGFGVTPWLVSIWVPSPWRYWLWALGVLVDLVITFTLSGKRLTENVTAKLASRPGPAVLPTAARLDTAHFGERLGLFTIIVLGEGVLTVTDAMAGAPKWNGPLYWTVFAALGLLATLWAAALREGSGGIPYLAPDRLSPRVLLPLHGLVAGLLAAFATGLGDAIEAAEHQHVEASTRWLLAGCVAALAVIGALAGLRSGRRGWWAAVVLIPGLLIPAAIGFFGGSLAPARLLWLLVVAAGAGLGGWFFAQRASARDEAGRGAPPA, from the coding sequence GTGACCGAGAAAGCGGAGGGCCCGGCCGAAGAGCGGCACGCGTCCTGGCTGGAGCTGTTCTTCGACCTGGTGGCCGTCGCCGGGGTGGGCCAGCTCGCCCACCTGGTGCACGGCAGCACGTCGTGGGCGGACGTCGGGCTGTACGTGGTGTGCTTCCTGGCCTTCTGGACGGCCTGGATGTGCTTCACGGTGTACGGCAACGTGGTCGGCGGCGCCGCGAAGACCATGCCGGTGCTGGCGGCGATGGCGGGCCTGGTGGTGATGGCCGCTTCGGTTTCGGGCATCCACGGTGAGCACGCGAAGATCTTCGCCGTCGCCTATGTCGCCGTCCGCGTGCTGTCGGACCGGGTCTGGGAGCACCGCGAGGACGGCGTCCGGGTGCTCGTCGACTGGCCGGTGGCGCAGGTCGGCTTCGGCGTGACGCCGTGGCTGGTGTCGATCTGGGTGCCCAGCCCGTGGCGGTACTGGCTGTGGGCGCTCGGCGTGCTGGTCGACCTGGTGATCACCTTCACCCTGTCCGGCAAGCGCCTGACCGAGAACGTCACGGCCAAGCTGGCGAGCCGCCCCGGCCCGGCCGTCCTGCCGACCGCCGCGCGCCTGGACACCGCGCACTTCGGCGAACGGCTCGGCCTGTTCACCATCATCGTGCTGGGCGAGGGCGTGCTGACGGTCACCGACGCGATGGCCGGAGCGCCCAAGTGGAACGGCCCGCTGTACTGGACCGTGTTCGCCGCGCTGGGCCTGCTCGCGACGCTGTGGGCGGCCGCGCTGCGCGAGGGCTCGGGCGGAATCCCGTACCTCGCCCCGGACCGGCTGAGCCCACGAGTGCTGCTGCCGCTGCACGGCCTGGTCGCGGGCCTGCTGGCCGCCTTCGCGACCGGACTCGGCGACGCCATCGAGGCCGCCGAGCACCAACACGTCGAGGCCTCCACCCGCTGGCTCCTGGCCGGCTGCGTCGCGGCCCTGGCCGTGATCGGCGCGTTGGCGGGCCTCCGCTCCGGCCGCCGCGGCTGGTGGGCCGCCGTTGTACTGATCCCCGGCCTGCTGATCCCGGCCGCGATCGGCTTCTTCGGCGGGAGTCTGGCCCCGGCCCGGTTGCTGTGGCTGCTGGTAGTGGCCGCGGGCGCGGGCCTTGGTGGGTGGTTCTTCGCGCAGCGAGCCTCGGCGCGCGACGAAGCGGGACGGGGCGCGCCGCCGGCATAG
- a CDS encoding alpha/beta fold hydrolase → MIPESRCPITDGELQVRVGGAGPLLLLIPGGTGSGEAYRALRKQLETDHTVVTYDRRGHFASTDSTTGPVPVSVQADDALAVLDHVGAPAIPVFGTSAGALIGLDLVARHPDRVSVLVAHEPPAVQLMPDAAGWLAAAAEQVQLARSGDLMGAVTRFADAIAGAALPDLPNLRLPNESDWARLFDRELTEFFDYLPDLRALRRASTEILPVAGEGSRGRYHYQPARILALELGLPFTEVPGSHLAPQRMPAKFAAALRDLLAG, encoded by the coding sequence ATGATCCCGGAAAGCCGGTGCCCGATCACGGACGGCGAGCTGCAGGTCCGCGTCGGCGGGGCGGGTCCGCTGCTGCTGCTGATCCCGGGCGGGACCGGCTCGGGCGAGGCGTACCGCGCGCTGCGCAAGCAGCTGGAGACCGACCACACCGTCGTCACTTATGACCGCCGTGGGCATTTCGCCAGCACGGATTCCACCACCGGCCCGGTGCCGGTGTCGGTGCAGGCGGACGACGCGCTCGCGGTGCTCGACCACGTCGGCGCCCCGGCGATCCCGGTGTTCGGCACCAGCGCGGGCGCGCTGATCGGGCTGGACCTGGTGGCGCGGCACCCGGACCGGGTGAGCGTGCTGGTGGCGCACGAGCCGCCCGCGGTCCAGCTGATGCCCGACGCCGCCGGCTGGCTGGCGGCCGCCGCCGAACAGGTGCAGCTGGCCCGTTCGGGTGACCTGATGGGCGCCGTGACCCGGTTCGCCGACGCCATCGCGGGCGCCGCCCTGCCCGACCTGCCGAACCTGCGCCTGCCGAACGAGTCCGACTGGGCCCGCCTGTTCGACCGCGAGCTGACCGAGTTCTTCGATTATTTGCCCGACCTGCGCGCCCTGCGCCGCGCGAGCACCGAGATCCTGCCGGTGGCGGGTGAGGGAAGCCGCGGGCGGTACCACTACCAGCCGGCGCGGATCCTCGCGCTGGAGCTGGGCCTGCCGTTCACCGAGGTACCCGGCTCGCACCTGGCGCCGCAGCGGATGCCGGCGAAGTTCGCGGCCGCACTGCGGGATCTGCTGGCGGGCTGA
- a CDS encoding NAD(P)H-dependent flavin oxidoreductase: protein MKTALTELVGVRHPVVQTGMGWVAGPRLVSATAEAGGLGILASATMTFDELAAAVKETKARTDNPFGVNLRADAGDAARRVDLLIEEGVRVASFALAPKRDLITKLKDHGVVVLPSVGAARHAEKVAAWGADAVVVQGGEGGGHTGGVATTLLLPSVLDAVDIPVVAAGGFFDGRGLAAALAYGAAGIAMGTRFLLTRESTVPDAVKQAYLDRDLNGTVVTRKVDGMPHRVLRTELVDALERSGPVTGLARAVANAARFRRLSGLSWPELVRDGVRMRRSGDRGWAQVLMAANAPMLLRAGLVEGDRAAGVLASGQVVGLLRDLPSVAGLIEAIVADAEAILRRLGDGCCA, encoded by the coding sequence ATGAAGACGGCGCTGACGGAGCTGGTCGGCGTCCGGCACCCCGTCGTGCAGACCGGGATGGGCTGGGTCGCCGGCCCGCGCCTGGTCTCGGCGACGGCGGAGGCGGGCGGGCTGGGCATCCTGGCGTCGGCCACGATGACGTTCGACGAGCTGGCCGCCGCGGTCAAGGAGACGAAGGCGCGCACCGACAACCCGTTCGGCGTCAACCTGCGCGCGGATGCCGGGGACGCCGCCCGCCGCGTCGACCTGCTGATCGAAGAGGGAGTGCGCGTCGCGTCGTTCGCGCTGGCGCCGAAGCGGGACCTGATCACGAAGCTGAAGGACCACGGCGTGGTCGTGCTGCCGTCGGTCGGCGCGGCCCGGCACGCCGAGAAGGTGGCCGCCTGGGGCGCGGACGCCGTGGTGGTGCAGGGCGGCGAGGGCGGCGGGCACACCGGCGGCGTCGCGACGACACTGCTGCTGCCGTCCGTGCTCGACGCCGTCGACATCCCCGTGGTGGCCGCGGGCGGGTTCTTCGACGGGCGCGGGCTGGCCGCCGCGCTGGCCTACGGCGCGGCCGGCATCGCGATGGGCACGCGGTTCCTGCTCACGCGGGAGAGCACTGTGCCCGACGCCGTCAAACAGGCTTATCTGGACCGCGATCTCAACGGCACCGTCGTCACGCGCAAGGTCGACGGGATGCCGCACCGGGTCCTGCGCACGGAGCTGGTCGACGCGCTGGAACGCTCCGGGCCGGTCACCGGGCTCGCGCGGGCGGTCGCCAACGCCGCGCGGTTCCGCAGGCTGAGCGGGCTTTCCTGGCCCGAGCTGGTGCGAGACGGCGTGCGCATGCGGCGCAGCGGCGACCGCGGCTGGGCGCAGGTGCTGATGGCGGCGAACGCCCCGATGCTGCTGCGCGCGGGCCTGGTCGAGGGCGACCGCGCGGCCGGGGTGCTGGCGTCCGGGCAGGTCGTCGGGCTGCTGCGCGACCTGCCGTCGGTGGCCGGGCTGATCGAGGCGATCGTGGCCGACGCGGAGGCGATCCTGCGGCGCCTCGGCGACGGGTGTTGTGCTTGA
- a CDS encoding CoA-transferase subunit beta: MSDVSRAEVCVAACADLFRGDGEIVVSPMGFIPALGAKLARLTFEPDILLSDGEASLVTADGVVEGWQPFRKVLDTVVPHGKRHVVMGANQVDRHGNQNISAIGPHGKPVKQLLGVRGGPGNTVNHRTSYWVPRHGKRVFVEQVDVVSGVGYQRAAELSLPYHDVHRVVTNLGVLDFGGADHAPRLLSVHPGVSVDEVTEATSFPLDTAGTVETRLPTADELELLRTQLDPNSLRDKEVPS, from the coding sequence ATGAGCGACGTGAGCAGGGCGGAAGTCTGCGTGGCCGCCTGCGCCGACCTGTTCCGCGGGGACGGCGAGATCGTGGTCAGCCCCATGGGTTTCATCCCCGCGCTGGGCGCGAAGCTCGCGCGGCTGACCTTCGAGCCGGACATCCTGCTGTCGGACGGCGAGGCGTCGCTGGTCACCGCCGATGGCGTCGTCGAGGGCTGGCAGCCGTTCCGGAAGGTACTGGACACCGTGGTGCCGCACGGGAAGCGGCACGTGGTGATGGGCGCCAACCAGGTCGACCGGCACGGCAACCAGAACATCTCCGCGATCGGGCCGCACGGGAAGCCGGTCAAGCAGCTGCTCGGCGTCCGTGGCGGGCCCGGCAACACGGTGAACCACCGCACCAGCTACTGGGTCCCGCGGCACGGCAAGCGGGTTTTCGTCGAGCAGGTGGACGTCGTCTCCGGCGTCGGCTACCAGCGGGCGGCCGAGCTTTCGCTGCCGTACCACGATGTTCACCGCGTGGTGACCAATCTCGGCGTGCTCGACTTCGGCGGGGCGGACCATGCGCCGCGGCTGCTGTCGGTGCATCCCGGGGTGTCGGTGGACGAGGTCACCGAGGCGACGTCGTTCCCGCTGGACACCGCGGGCACCGTGGAGACGCGGCTGCCGACGGCGGACGAGCTGGAGCTGCTGCGCACTCAACTGGACCCGAACTCGTTGCGGGACAAGGAAGTTCCCTCATGA
- a CDS encoding CoA transferase subunit A yields the protein MTDKRMTADEVVAELCDGMTLGIGGWGSRRKPMALVRAILRSPLKDLTVVSYGGPDVGLLASAGKIKRLVFGFVTLDSVPFDPWFNRVRESGSIAVTEYDEGVLGTGLSAAAQRLPFLPTRAGLGSDVIPLNPGLRTVRSPYADGEELLAVPALRLDAALVHLNRADARGNAQYLGPDPYFDELYALAADHCYVSTERIVETTELTAAGPVQSLLLNRASVHGVVETPHGAHFTTASPDYGRDERFQRHYAASAKDPDQWPSFVDRFLSGDEAHYQKAVKDFSEEAA from the coding sequence TTGACCGACAAGCGGATGACCGCCGACGAGGTGGTCGCCGAACTGTGTGACGGCATGACACTCGGCATCGGCGGCTGGGGTTCGCGGCGCAAGCCGATGGCGCTGGTGCGCGCGATCCTGCGCTCGCCGCTGAAGGACCTGACGGTCGTCTCCTACGGCGGCCCGGACGTCGGCCTGCTCGCCTCCGCGGGCAAGATCAAGCGGCTGGTGTTCGGCTTCGTGACGCTCGACTCGGTGCCGTTCGACCCGTGGTTCAACCGCGTGCGCGAGTCCGGCTCGATCGCCGTGACGGAGTACGACGAGGGCGTACTCGGCACCGGCCTTTCCGCGGCCGCGCAACGGCTTCCGTTCCTGCCCACGCGCGCGGGCCTCGGCTCGGACGTGATCCCGCTGAACCCGGGGCTGCGCACGGTCCGTTCGCCATACGCCGACGGCGAGGAGCTTCTGGCCGTCCCCGCGCTGCGCCTGGACGCCGCGCTCGTCCACCTCAACCGAGCTGACGCCCGCGGCAACGCCCAATACCTCGGCCCGGACCCGTACTTCGACGAGCTGTACGCCCTGGCCGCCGACCATTGTTACGTCTCCACCGAGCGGATCGTCGAGACGACCGAGCTGACCGCCGCCGGGCCCGTGCAGAGCCTGCTGCTGAACCGCGCGAGCGTGCACGGCGTTGTCGAAACCCCGCATGGCGCGCACTTCACCACTGCCTCGCCGGACTACGGGCGGGACGAGCGGTTCCAGCGGCACTACGCGGCTTCGGCCAAGGACCCCGACCAGTGGCCGTCCTTTGTGGACCGATTCCTCAGCGGCGACGAGGCCCACTACCAAAAGGCCGTCAAGGACTTCTCCGAGGAGGCGGCATGA
- a CDS encoding enoyl-CoA hydratase family protein — MTVSTHSPEPGIAVVTVAAPPVNALTVRGWFDLATAVEQAGRDPGTHVVVLRAEGRGFNAGVDIKEIQRDPGYTALIGANEGCAAAFSAVYDCAVPVIAAVHGFCLGGGVGLVGNADVVVASDDAEFGLPEVDRGALGAATHLARLVPQHLMRALYYTASTITAQQLHHHGSVYAVVPREELYETALALARRIAAKDTRVIRAAKQAINGIDVQPVHRSYRFEQGFTFQLNLAGVSDGARQEFLDGREKP; from the coding sequence ATGACCGTTTCCACGCACTCCCCTGAGCCCGGCATCGCGGTGGTGACCGTGGCCGCGCCCCCGGTGAACGCGCTGACCGTGCGCGGCTGGTTCGACTTGGCCACGGCCGTCGAACAGGCGGGACGCGACCCGGGCACGCACGTTGTCGTCCTGCGCGCCGAAGGCCGCGGCTTCAACGCGGGCGTCGACATCAAGGAGATCCAGCGCGATCCCGGCTACACCGCGCTGATCGGCGCGAACGAGGGCTGTGCCGCCGCGTTCTCCGCCGTTTACGACTGCGCGGTGCCGGTGATCGCGGCCGTGCACGGGTTCTGCCTCGGCGGCGGCGTCGGGCTGGTCGGCAACGCCGACGTGGTGGTGGCCAGCGACGACGCCGAGTTCGGCCTGCCCGAGGTGGACCGCGGCGCGCTCGGCGCGGCCACGCACCTCGCGCGGCTCGTGCCCCAGCACCTCATGCGCGCGCTGTACTACACGGCGTCGACGATCACCGCGCAGCAGCTTCACCACCACGGCTCCGTGTACGCGGTGGTACCGCGCGAAGAGCTGTACGAAACGGCGCTCGCCCTCGCGCGGCGCATCGCGGCGAAGGACACTCGCGTGATCCGCGCGGCGAAGCAGGCCATCAACGGCATCGACGTGCAACCCGTGCACCGCAGCTATCGGTTCGAGCAGGGCTTCACTTTCCAGCTCAACCTCGCGGGCGTGTCCGACGGTGCCCGGCAAGAGTTCCTCGACGGGAGGGAAAAGCCTTGA
- a CDS encoding SDR family oxidoreductase, with product MALDLRLDGTVVLVTGGTRGVGAGIAAVFRQAGASVVTCGRTGEAGEGFVRCDVRDPADVTRLVDEVVSRHGRLDVLVNNAGGAPFADTATASPRFHDKVVALNLLAPLAVAQAANAVMQKQDGGGVIVNVSSVSALRPSPGTAAYGAAKAGLDNLTSTLAVEWAPKVRVNALDVGMVRTEASGHYGDLAAVGATVPLGRLAEPEEVGRCAVFLASPLASYVSGARLAVHGGGESPAYLRAGEERE from the coding sequence GTGGCACTGGATCTTCGGCTGGACGGCACGGTGGTGCTGGTGACCGGCGGGACGCGCGGCGTCGGCGCCGGGATCGCCGCGGTGTTCCGGCAGGCGGGCGCTTCGGTGGTCACCTGCGGGCGCACCGGCGAAGCGGGCGAAGGCTTCGTACGGTGCGACGTCCGCGATCCCGCCGACGTCACGCGGCTGGTCGACGAGGTCGTGTCGCGTCACGGGCGACTGGACGTGCTGGTCAACAACGCCGGCGGAGCACCCTTCGCGGACACGGCCACGGCGTCGCCACGCTTCCACGACAAGGTGGTGGCGCTGAACCTGCTGGCGCCGTTGGCCGTCGCGCAGGCGGCGAACGCCGTGATGCAGAAGCAGGACGGCGGCGGGGTGATCGTGAACGTGAGCAGTGTCAGCGCGTTGCGCCCTTCGCCGGGCACGGCCGCGTACGGCGCCGCGAAGGCGGGGCTGGACAACCTGACGTCGACGCTCGCGGTCGAGTGGGCGCCGAAGGTGCGGGTGAACGCGCTGGACGTCGGGATGGTGCGGACCGAGGCGTCCGGCCACTACGGCGACCTGGCGGCGGTGGGTGCGACTGTCCCGTTGGGACGGTTGGCGGAACCGGAAGAAGTGGGCCGGTGCGCGGTGTTCCTGGCGTCGCCGCTGGCCTCCTACGTGAGCGGCGCGCGGCTCGCGGTGCACGGCGGCGGCGAGTCGCCGGCATACCTGCGTGCGGGCGAAGAACGGGAGTGA
- a CDS encoding SDR family oxidoreductase, producing MSGLVEGRVVVVTGAGRGIGRAHALAFAAEGARVVVNDIGAALDGSRGGDAPADLVAAEIRELGGKAVVNTDDVADWAGAARLVSTAVEEFGALDVLVANAGFLRDRMLVNLAEDEWDAVIRVHLKGHFAPLRHAAEYWRTEAKAGRTRAARVVMTSSGAGLLGSVGQGNYSAAKAGILGLTTVAAAELARYGVTVNAIAPAARTRMTEDTFDMAAPDGGFDAMAPANVSPLVVWLGSAESADVTGRVFEVDGGRVSLADGWRHGPARDKGARWEPDELGPVVAELLASSENPESVYGA from the coding sequence ATGAGCGGGCTGGTCGAAGGACGCGTTGTGGTGGTCACCGGCGCGGGGCGCGGGATCGGGCGGGCGCACGCGCTGGCGTTCGCGGCCGAGGGCGCGCGGGTGGTGGTGAACGACATCGGCGCGGCCCTGGACGGCAGCCGTGGCGGTGACGCCCCGGCCGACCTGGTGGCGGCCGAAATCCGTGAACTGGGCGGAAAAGCCGTGGTGAACACCGACGACGTCGCGGACTGGGCCGGCGCGGCCCGGCTGGTGTCGACGGCCGTCGAGGAGTTCGGCGCGCTGGACGTGCTCGTGGCGAACGCCGGCTTCCTGCGTGACCGGATGCTGGTGAACCTGGCCGAGGACGAGTGGGACGCCGTGATCCGCGTGCACCTGAAGGGACACTTCGCGCCGTTGCGGCACGCCGCGGAGTACTGGCGCACGGAGGCGAAGGCGGGGCGCACGCGGGCGGCGCGGGTCGTGATGACGAGTTCGGGCGCGGGCCTGCTCGGCAGCGTCGGCCAGGGCAACTATTCCGCGGCCAAGGCGGGGATCCTCGGCCTCACCACCGTCGCCGCCGCCGAACTGGCCCGCTACGGCGTGACGGTCAACGCCATCGCCCCCGCGGCGCGCACGCGTATGACCGAGGACACGTTCGACATGGCCGCCCCCGACGGCGGTTTCGACGCGATGGCGCCGGCCAACGTGTCCCCGCTGGTGGTCTGGCTGGGCTCGGCGGAGTCGGCGGACGTCACCGGCCGGGTGTTCGAAGTGGACGGCGGCCGCGTCAGCCTCGCCGACGGCTGGCGCCACGGCCCGGCCCGCGACAAGGGCGCGCGCTGGGAGCCGGACGAGCTGGGCCCGGTAGTGGCCGAACTGCTGGCTTCGAGCGAGAATCCGGAGTCGGTGTACGGGGCATGA
- a CDS encoding transposase family protein: MTQDLHHGGSEPIVYQTALPVSASQLRMLTELIREHRRNIGSRWRTAVPSRQAILALAWLRHDQRLLDLARANSTSASTIRRWGLEAIGLLAARAPRLDRVLARLAARGHTVVLVDGTLIPTRRRTGTANRPNYSGKHKHHGLNVQALTDTHGRLLWLSPPLPGKTADITAARRHRLLDRLHHHGLAAIADKGYQGWHKDLRHQTGHDQIVLTPYKAETNRPVTSAQQTTNTILNGVRRAVETGFATLKTWRILNKLRLHTRHASTLLRALLTLIQHEQHPLTTPTQPHH; encoded by the coding sequence GTGACCCAAGATCTGCACCACGGGGGCTCCGAGCCCATTGTCTATCAGACGGCGCTGCCCGTCTCGGCCAGCCAGCTGCGCATGCTCACCGAGCTGATCCGGGAGCATCGCCGGAATATCGGATCACGGTGGCGCACCGCGGTTCCCAGCCGGCAAGCCATCCTGGCGCTCGCATGGCTCCGGCATGACCAGCGACTCCTGGACCTGGCCCGCGCCAACAGCACCTCCGCCTCCACGATCCGCCGGTGGGGCCTGGAGGCCATCGGGCTGCTGGCCGCCCGAGCGCCCCGCCTGGACCGGGTCCTGGCCCGTCTGGCCGCCCGCGGGCACACGGTCGTACTGGTCGATGGCACCCTGATCCCGACCCGCCGACGCACCGGCACCGCCAACCGCCCGAACTACAGCGGCAAACACAAACACCACGGCCTCAACGTCCAAGCCCTCACCGACACCCACGGCCGGCTCCTCTGGCTATCCCCACCCCTGCCCGGGAAAACCGCGGACATCACCGCCGCCCGCCGCCACCGGCTGCTGGACCGCCTGCACCACCACGGACTGGCCGCCATCGCCGACAAGGGCTACCAAGGCTGGCACAAAGACCTCCGCCACCAAACCGGACACGACCAGATCGTGCTCACCCCCTACAAAGCCGAAACCAACCGGCCCGTGACCAGCGCACAACAGACCACCAACACCATCCTCAACGGAGTCCGCCGCGCCGTCGAAACCGGATTCGCCACCCTCAAAACCTGGCGCATCCTGAACAAACTCCGACTCCACACCCGCCACGCCAGCACCTTGCTACGCGCCCTGCTCACCCTCATCCAACACGAACAACACCCCCTGACAACCCCCACCCAACCCCACCACTAA
- a CDS encoding DUF2306 domain-containing protein, producing MSAPVMSPVVRRRWWWFLWGLLALLATGIAAYFVPPYLTGSSAVPIDRAIVGYYASLVVHALPAGLTLIIGPWQFVPRLRARFPKLHRVLGRVYLISVVAASAAAAYASAVTTSGFALQVAFYLLIVAWLYTAAQAYRTIRRREVGLHRIWMIRNYALTFAAVTLRVYLMIGMQVLPSSVPYKDIYTAAAWAGLLGNVLVAEYFIVQRTLAPLARRAGRGAVGSPVAGSAGQGTAADSPVAGPPQPVSQGG from the coding sequence GTGTCCGCACCAGTCATGTCACCGGTCGTCCGCCGTCGCTGGTGGTGGTTCCTGTGGGGTCTGCTGGCCCTGCTGGCGACCGGCATCGCGGCCTATTTCGTGCCGCCGTACCTGACCGGCAGCTCGGCCGTCCCGATCGACCGGGCCATCGTCGGCTACTACGCGAGCCTGGTGGTGCACGCCCTGCCGGCCGGCCTGACGCTGATCATCGGCCCGTGGCAGTTCGTGCCGCGCTTGCGCGCTCGTTTCCCGAAGCTGCACCGCGTGCTGGGCCGGGTCTACCTGATCTCGGTAGTCGCGGCCTCAGCGGCGGCGGCTTACGCTTCCGCGGTCACGACGAGCGGTTTCGCGCTGCAGGTCGCGTTCTACCTGCTGATCGTGGCCTGGCTGTACACGGCGGCGCAGGCCTACCGGACGATCCGGCGCCGTGAGGTGGGGCTGCACCGGATCTGGATGATCCGCAACTACGCGCTCACTTTCGCCGCGGTGACGCTGCGGGTGTATTTGATGATCGGTATGCAGGTGTTGCCTTCGTCGGTGCCGTACAAGGATATTTACACGGCGGCTGCGTGGGCTGGGTTGCTGGGGAATGTGCTGGTGGCGGAGTATTTCATCGTTCAGCGGACACTGGCGCCGTTGGCTCGGCGGGCGGGTCGCGGGGCTGTCGGCAGCCCGGTTGCCGGGTCGGCAGGTCAGGGTACTGCCGCCGACAGCCCGGTTGCCGGGCCGCCGCAGCCGGTGAGCCAGGGCGGCTGA
- a CDS encoding pyridoxamine 5'-phosphate oxidase family protein, translating into MATWQAFAAAAPSLADRIHKRFTSAESHILATLRRDGSPRVSGSEVNFREGSLYIGSMFDAVKARDLQRDGRFALHAHPGDPAAGGDAKLAGIATEVTDPAVFAQIQRGAEQSGGEEATGEQSSGESGAEGQSHLFHLDIREAVMTWVADNTLFAESWQEGRGLVRFARPDNGPVVRTELD; encoded by the coding sequence ATGGCTACCTGGCAAGCGTTCGCCGCGGCGGCACCGTCGCTCGCGGATCGCATACACAAGCGTTTCACCTCCGCGGAGAGCCACATCCTGGCCACCCTCCGCCGTGACGGTTCCCCTCGGGTCAGCGGCTCGGAGGTGAACTTCCGCGAGGGCTCCCTCTACATCGGCTCGATGTTCGACGCCGTCAAAGCCCGCGACCTCCAACGCGACGGCCGCTTCGCACTGCACGCCCACCCCGGCGACCCGGCCGCGGGCGGCGACGCGAAGCTGGCGGGCATCGCCACCGAGGTGACGGATCCGGCGGTGTTCGCCCAGATACAGCGCGGCGCTGAACAGAGCGGCGGCGAAGAGGCCACTGGTGAGCAGAGCAGCGGCGAATCGGGCGCTGAGGGCCAGAGCCACCTGTTCCACCTCGACATCCGCGAAGCCGTAATGACCTGGGTCGCGGACAACACCCTGTTCGCCGAGTCCTGGCAGGAGGGAAGAGGCCTGGTCCGTTTCGCCCGCCCCGACAACGGCCCCGTTGTCCGCACCGAACTGGACTAG
- a CDS encoding VOC family protein: MRLTSTVVGTPEPRALARFYQALLGWPIATDEPDWVTLRPEGGGHGLSFQLETDHVPPAWPARPGDQQMMLHLDIEADDLAEAAAQAEAAGARLADFQPQEHVRVYLDPAGHPFCLWTNP; encoded by the coding sequence GTGAGGCTGACCTCGACTGTTGTGGGCACCCCGGAGCCACGGGCACTGGCGCGGTTCTACCAGGCGCTGCTCGGCTGGCCGATCGCCACGGACGAGCCGGATTGGGTCACGCTGAGGCCCGAAGGCGGTGGCCACGGCCTTTCCTTCCAGCTGGAAACGGACCACGTGCCCCCGGCCTGGCCCGCGCGCCCCGGCGACCAGCAGATGATGCTGCACCTGGACATCGAAGCCGACGACCTCGCCGAAGCCGCCGCCCAGGCCGAAGCCGCAGGCGCGCGACTCGCGGACTTCCAGCCGCAGGAGCACGTCCGCGTTTACCTCGACCCCGCCGGGCATCCGTTCTGTCTCTGGACCAATCCCTGA
- a CDS encoding alpha/beta hydrolase, translating to MAPGCPQQSRSASPGQLSPAARRNLAAELNHRFDPSTPLPGARDGAAELARARVFVTEGYGHSSMYVPSTCTEQVKQDYLISGAFPAAGKTCTVDASPFAG from the coding sequence GTGGCTCCGGGGTGCCCACAACAGTCGAGGTCAGCCTCACCGGGCCAGCTTAGTCCTGCAGCCAGGCGAAATCTCGCCGCTGAGCTGAACCACCGGTTCGACCCGTCGACCCCGTTGCCCGGCGCCCGGGACGGCGCGGCCGAGCTGGCCCGCGCCCGGGTCTTCGTGACCGAGGGCTACGGCCACTCGTCGATGTATGTGCCGAGCACGTGCACCGAGCAGGTGAAGCAGGACTACCTGATCTCGGGCGCGTTCCCGGCCGCGGGCAAGACCTGCACGGTCGACGCGAGCCCGTTCGCGGGCTGA